The following proteins come from a genomic window of Diorhabda carinulata isolate Delta chromosome X, icDioCari1.1, whole genome shotgun sequence:
- the LOC130900736 gene encoding uncharacterized protein LOC130900736, with protein MGRICAVPHCYTGYRKCTDKVSLYKVPKNDLFLTKWQEAISREDRPITPKDYVCGKHFKEDDILRRRIIKDVVEEYQRPKLKPDAIPSIFPELPEFILKMTKKRRK; from the exons ATGGGTAGAATTTGTGCAGTACCTCATTGTTACACAGGATACAGAAAATGTACAGATAAAGTTTCATTATATAAAGTTCCCAAAAACGATCTCTTCTTAACTAAATGGCAGGAAGCTATATCTCGTGAAGATAGACCAATTACACCAAAAGATTACGTATGTGGAAAACACTTTAAAGAAGATGACATTCTCAGGAGAAGGATAATAAAGGATGTTGTA GAAGAATATCAAAGACCGAAATTAAAACCTGACGCTATACCTTCAATATTCCCAGAATTACCCgagtttatattaaaaatgactAAAAAACGTCGAAAATAG